The segment AGGCATCATGGGGGTTTAAGTCTGCTTGATGGACACCAGCTTTCTCTCCATCCTTTCCTCTATGAACTGGCAAAACTAGATTTGACAGGGCATAACTATAATTGGAGCCTAATCTACATTTAATTCACCATCACTGCGTCTGGGTCATGCCAGCAGTGCCACAGGATCCAGAACCACATGGCACTGCTGAGGAGCTCTGCTTGGAACGTCTGGCTCTTGGTGAGCTGTGGGAATTGCCTGTACTGGGCCTCAATGTGTGGTCCACCACCAGCTCTGAAAGGAAACAGAAAACCAGAGCACTGAGGGTATCACTGTTTTCACCCCATCACTGTATACCAGTATGTAGCTACGCTCTACACATTTGATGAAACCCAACAACCCAATGGGTTAACATCTGATCATGGCGCCTACCTCTGGATACTTGTTTGGTATGCCTACTGTCAGACTGCTAGCTAGTTATAAGCTATAGCCTAACGTTACTGTTTAAAGCTAAGATGACCGTGATGAATGTGTACAGCTGACGTGTGATTGATAATGTTTCTTTAATTATGAAGGACGATATTGAAGTCAACCTTTCGTCGCTAGCTGTTATCTAACGTTTACATTATAACACCAGTTAATTAAGCTACTTACTTTCGGGTTACTATTTTCTGAGGTCCACGTGTAAGAAGCTGCGTCCCGGCCCTAAGGACACCCATGGCCCTTCCTAAAGAAGACATCGTTTTTTCTCTGTTCCCCCAGTGTTGTTTTCTCATAAATGTCGTTCCACCTTGACACAGAGGTCCAACCAACCAACAACGAGCGCTATGATTGGTCGAGATGGAGGGTTGTTCAGAAAATGGATCGACTCGTGTCGTTTTCACTTTTGCACACTAGATGGAGACAAAGCCCTTTATATGTATATTAGGTAGTTACAGATTATTTTTTTATGCATGTATGAAATTCTTAAAAGGGAATCGTGTAGGAAATATTGGGGGGTGAAATGTATTTCATTTTTCATATGAACATGTAATGCTGGAAGTTTGTGTTGTGATATGGTGAATTAATGCATGCGTGCTTCTGTGCAAACTTTCAGAAACTGACAACTGAGCAAGGACGGTTGGTGGTCATGGCAGTCCCTCCAATTTCCTTCCTCTTCATTACAGGTTTTATGTTGGAACGTCATGCACCTCCTTCCTTTGTTTACATGTCTTTCATGACATGGGTGCGCAGTGCATTTGTTTTGTGTCCAGTATAGTAAATTCAGGTGGAGGGAAATTATAGGACGGCAGTCAGGTTTAATGAATAATCAAGTGACAAAAGACAGGCATAACAGGTACAAATGGTTAATGAGCATTTAAATTACGAGAGCAATTCTTCTCTGGGATAATTGTGAAGAGTCTATTCGCCATTTACTGATTAATGAATCTGAGAACCGAGTGGGACAACATGGCGGAAAGCTCCAAGCCCCCTATCAACAGCTAAACGGTTCGACAGTTGCTTTTGTCCTTGGGGAAAATCTTACTAAAATATCAAATTTGCAATTAACTTCGCGTTCCATCAGGTGTAATGTATCCAACTGTAATCGAATTGTTACTTTAAAGTCCTGCAAAAATTTGAAGTTTCTTCCCTTTCATGCCAGTGTTCAGTTCAGCTTTTGTTGGACACTTTTACATTTTCATAGACAATGACCGTAATTCCATCCATCCATGTTTCGACTTATGTAGTTAAAGATAAGTTGGCTCATCAGTGTGCATCTCAGTTCAAATACCAAAATAGGAAATACATAAATAGAGTATAAACTATAACAAGACTTTACacgaagacagtacagtatggtttAGAAACTATACTTTCCGCGCTCCTCTCGGGAGTGCGCGCGGTACCGCCGCCTAGTCAGTGCGGTTTATGCACGTGCATGATCGCTAACAGCAGGCGCCATCTTATTTGCCACCAGCTACGTTGTTGCAATTTCACAAAAATACGGAAAGTGATCTACAGCTTTCTGTATACAATACGTTGATACCCTGAATAATTCCTATGGTCGAACAGCAATAAATTGCTCATCCCATATTTATCTTTCATTTCAATGCATTGTTTTTCTTGACTCGTCCCTAATGGCGCCTGGCTCTGCAAATTCTCCGGTTGCGCCACTCTCCCCTCACAGCTCAGAACCCGCCTACAACCGATGTCCGAATGATGTCATCAGAAGCCAACCATTTCTGCAAAAACAGGCCAATTCATGCATCATTGGCTGAGAGCAATGTCAATCTATCAAAACAAGAACGCCATTTTGCGAAAACGAGAACCCTAGATTTTAACCACCGAATCTCATCCCAATCAAACTGTTCGGAAACCGACTAGGCTACTTCTTGATAACGTCTCCAAAtattgtaataacaaaaaccctACActctgaataaaaaaaaaaaggtgatgTATACCGTATTATAGCCCAACGACTGCTGTACAATATAATCTACGTTCGCTACAAGATTTCCGAAAATGATTGTAGTTGTAGCAGTTATGAAGGCTGATCTACTCTGTCAAGACGATCTGATACAACCAACAGACGAGAAAGCCCAGCAAACTGCCAGTTCAATTTCAGTAATACGCGTGCGCGCGGGGATGCGGTTTGGCTAGATATCAGTGGGGGAGGGGAGGTCGAACTGTAATGTCATGTGAACAGGCAATGACTGTATATGTGAACAGGATTGGAAGATTCGCAGGAGCCACTGTATCTTCGCCTTAATTCGAACGACACGTACACACGACATGTCCAACGGATTTTTAGATACATTGTTGCACAGTTGGACGCACCTCTTTTGGACATGGAGACGGTTTACTTTACACATGCAACGATCCGTTTGCCTTGACCTCTTCATTGTAGCCTATACGCATTGTTGTCAGTATTATTGAACTAGGCCTACATATAAACATATAACATGTATTCATAATAGTGCCGTTTTTATTGAAAGACTGGAATACTGTAACAGCAATTATGAGTAAAATGTACTTGTACAATAGCACATGATGCTTACATTTGTGGattgtgttgatattagttggtcAGTATTGCCTACCACCCACCTTGCCTTcagttaaatcaaataaataagtGTAAGTGGGTTACATAAGATATTTGTTACATAAATATTTGTTTTCTCCTACTGCCTTGGGCACCAGATTTAGATGCTAATTTCAAACTCTGGTAAGTAGGGCCTAATAATTGCCATTCATGAGTTTGTTTTATCTGTAGCAGATACAGAAGAGAAGGCGTGTCATGGACCTCAGTGACAATACAATATATTTCTGTTTGTTTTACTATTTTAATAAAGTTTCACATTTTGCAGTAGGATAAAAGTGAAAAGAGCACTTGAATGAATGAATCTTTGAGACATGAGCGGTGGTGAGATGGCAGACCATAGATGTAGAACATGGTATGTCTCTGTGCCAGACATCATGGTCATATGGTTGACAAAAGCACATCAGATTGCTTTGCAGTTAAGAGAAGTGCGAAACAGGAGGGAAAGGGCTGACAATTCAACAAGTTCCTCCAGAGGAAGTAATAAAAGCAACAGTACTTTGTCCTTGGCTGCTAAGAAATGGcattgactacacacacacacagtgcttgacttggactgaaatactGTAGGTgccagtactcattttgggtactgtttatatttaggtgcaggagctccacaatacttttgagataatattctataggAGGTGCAGGAGCTCAAGCAGAAGATAATCTGAAGTATCGGTACTCAGCTCCAGTAAACttctgcccaagtcaagcactgactaCCCTAATTTTACCCCGTCACACATCAAAGTGTACAAATTGTTCTCAGGTACATGTTGAAAAGAAAACACACGTGATCTGAAAATAAACACTACATACAGGAGTTGTATATGAGTTTAGTCTATGCCTTGTATTGTGGTGTCTGTCATGTATTGTAATTTTGTGTTGCACCATGTTGCTTGATCTTTCTTGCAGTTTTAGGAAAtggtacatttttatttaatgttTTAATTGACAAAGAGATATTATTCTATTCATGGAAATGGATTCATTTTTAATGAGTTGTTGAACGCATGAGATGCTGTGCTTACACAATCTGAGATGTTCTTTCTTTACCAATCCTATGAATGTTTACATTTGTTATAAATGAAGTTTGGAGATAATATTGTATAAATTAGGATTGTAAGAAATAATTTATATGTCATTTTCTAGAACCAACTCGTTGCAACTGAACTCACATAAATCCTGCATGGTGGCATCATAGTGGCACGATTTGGACTACAGACACAAAACTACAGAACAGGCAGGGCAGGGTCGCGTGAACGCGCATGTAGCCATCTCCTTTCACCGCGCCCCTGTAATCTTGGGCTGTGGACCCCGGAGAGTGTAGGGGCGGGGCTCGGGTTAGGGGTTGATGGGGCTGGAGGAGGCGGAGTCACGGCAGTCCTGCCAGGGCCGCCATTTTTGCAAAGGGAAAAGAGATAGGGTATAGAGGGGATCTAATTTCTAACAGTCGGCGTAGGTAGGACACAATTTTAACGGTTAGGAACTGACTGTCATTATTGGGTTCCAATAACTACCAACGAAAATTATTTACAGCAGGGGGAGTCTCAAGAAGACTGCTATCAGTGTAAATATTTTTAAACCTTATGGAGCCGCAGTGTGGAGTGAAGTAGCTATTGTTTTGGTTGTGTAGAGAGCGAAGCTCTAGCGACGGGGGTCTCACCCAGGTCGCTGTTTCTTTATTCAGGGTATCTACAGTGAGTGGACTTTAACTGTAAGTAAAACCCTTTAAAACTACCTCATACGTTGTCTTAGTTTCAAGAGCTCATCAAGTTAGTCTAGCTAGCCAGCTTACCGACTTGGTTTCTCatggctagctactgtagctagtaaCGTTAGCTACGTGGATGCTGATGGCGCTATAGTTAGATGATAATAACTAACTTTCTGGTAGCAAATGAGTTGGTTTTTAATATAAGTGAGCCACTTATTTAGAATGTTATTCCTGAATTAGAGTGTTGTTTTGGTGTAACATTAGCTGGTATTAGCTGGCTAGCAACTGTTAGCACAGTGCactgtttagctagctaacgttagcgcatTTGATTTTTAGATTTAACCTGCTGCTTCTGAAACGTTAGCACGCTTACATAGTTAATGCAGTTGAATAACTACATTGGATTGTCTGTTAATGAAGAGAAATGGAATCAATACTTTATCAAACATTAACTATTTTGGCTAGTTAGCGATACCTGCAATGTCAGTATGCTGTTGCAGTCGAacgtaacgttaactagctaactaggTGGCATGAACTACCCCGCTCTCATTTTCAACCAGTCCCCAAAGGATGGTCAGTTTGCCAATGTACTCCCATGCAATAGGCTAGTGGTAAAAATTTACTTACAGAACAAGTAAATCGTGAATTGTATTGCAGTATTTGTTCGACTGGCTTGGTTTAACACATCCGTACTCGTTATCTAGCTCCATATTTGCATGTGGTTGGAAGTGCGCTTCTTGTTGATCCTAGGAAGGTTTATTTCCGTTTATGAATAACTAGCCAACAAGTCCACAAAATGTGGTGTTGCGCAGAGGGCATTGACAGGGCTTTTGTTTACATATACAGCTAGATAACTAAAGACTACGTATAATTATTTATGTTAATTGTAGTTGCATTATATTTCTTTTCAAATTTCAATCGCATGTCCACTATTGTGTAAATGCTTTTTTAGATATAAAACTAGAGGCCTCCTCAGTCACGAGTTGAACAAACGGCTATTGGACCGGTAAACTCCCACCCTTCTATTTTGTTGCTAGCTGACAAATGCATTATACCCTCTGAATCTAAATTAAGGGATATGTGGTTTAACTGCTGCAAACGTGGGGGGAGGGGACCATACCTCCGTGGAGGGGGCATACTCCAAATCGGGGAATCTTGCCTCCACTGACAATGTAGCCTCTTTGACCGTTTAAATTGTGCGATTGTTTACAATAGA is part of the Salvelinus fontinalis isolate EN_2023a chromosome 39, ASM2944872v1, whole genome shotgun sequence genome and harbors:
- the LOC129838413 gene encoding NADH dehydrogenase [ubiquinone] 1 beta subcomplex subunit 2, mitochondrial-like, whose product is MRKQHWGNREKTMSSLGRAMGVLRAGTQLLTRGPQKIVTRKAGGGPHIEAQYRQFPQLTKSQTFQAELLSSAMWFWILWHCWHDPDAVMGHFPWPDASAWTDQELGIPADDEE